The following coding sequences lie in one Alosa alosa isolate M-15738 ecotype Scorff River chromosome 21, AALO_Geno_1.1, whole genome shotgun sequence genomic window:
- the nkx2.5 gene encoding homeobox protein Nkx-2.5, with protein sequence MAMFSNQMTSTPFSVKDILNLEQNEDMVSLDMSPRLDTALPTSSCMLAKFKQEPFLEMPAGVSLFSEDDNDAKAIKNTSLNFAAAFYGKNFLEMDIVKEGKTDEGFDEKERKDLYPSQDEPGEEVKPEDSDRPKQRKRRKPRVLFSQAQVYELERRFKQQKYLSAPERDHLANVLKLTSTQVKIWFQNRRYKCKRQRQDQTLEMVGIPPPRRISVPVLVRDGKPCLGDASTYSTSYNVGINHFTYNTYPTFSNYPSSGCNTNYTCNYPAASAMPSLQPSSTNSNYMNFGVGDLNNVQNTFQSNSGVSSLHGIRAW encoded by the exons ATGGCTATGTTTTCAAACCAAATGACTTCAACTCCCTTCTCGGTGAAAGACATACTGAACTTGGAACAGAACGAGGATATGGTGTCCCTCGATATGTCGCCCAGGCTGGACACAGCCCTCCCGACCTCATCCTGCATGCTGGCTAAATTCAAACAGGAGCCTTTCCTAGAGATGCCAGCCGGAGTTTCTCTCTTTAGCGAAGACGACAATGACGCTAAAGCCATCAAGAACACCTCGCTGAACTTCGCCGCTGCCTTTTATGGGAAGAACTTCTTAGAAATGGATATTGTCAAAGAGGGGAAGACGGACGAGGGATTTGATGAAAAAGAGCGAAAAG ATTTATACCCTTCACAAGATGAACCAGGGGAAGAAGTTAAACCCGAGGACTCAGACCGCCCCAAACAGAGAAAAAGGCGAAAACCGCGGGTCCTGTTCTCCCAAGCGCAAGTGTACGAGCTGGAACGGCGCTTCAAGCAGCAGAAATACCTCTCTGCACCCGAGCGAGATCACCTGGCTAACGTGCTGAAGCTCACCTCAACCCAGGTGAAGATCTGGTTTCAGAACCGCCGCTATAAATGCAAAAGACAACGCCAGGACCAAACGCTGGAGATGGTAGGAATTCCTCCACCTAGGCGCATCTCTGTACCCGTCCTGGTCCGGGATGGGAAGCCATGTCTGGGAGACGCATCAACTTATAGCACTTCATATAACGTGGGCATTAACCATTTCACCTACAACACTTATCCAACTTTTAGTAACTACCCGAGCTCCGGCTGCAACACAAACTATACATGCAACTACCCCGCTGCAAGTGCCATGCCTTCACTCCAGCCCTCATCCACCAACAGTAACTACATGAACTTCGGAGTAGGGGATCTCAACAACGTCCAGAACACATTTCAGTCCAACAGTGGCGTATCATCTCTACATGGTATCCGGGCGTGGTGA
- the bnip1a gene encoding vesicle transport protein SEC20 — MAAATDVHVRVCEQEIIKYDLEIKALIQDVALCSGPQSTLTELNYKVKEKFGQLRQRIQDLEQMGKEQDRDSDKQSMLKQVEGHRRQMLSNQTAWRKANLNCKMSIDSLEKEELLHGGDSSLRQRKMTKESLAQTSSDITESLMSISRMMAQQVTQSEDTITTLAMSSRTVQETNEEFKAMTGTIQLGRKLITKYNRRELTDKLLIFLAIALFLATVLYILKKRLFPFL, encoded by the exons ATGGCGGCCGCCACAGATGTCCACGTAAGAGTATGTGAGCAAGAAATAATCAAATATGATTTGGAAATTAAAGCGCTTATTCAG GATGTTGCTCTGTGCAGTGGACCGCAGAGTACTCTAACCGAGCTCAACTACAAAGTGAAGGAAAAATTCGGCCAACTCCGCCAGAGGATACAG GATCTGGAACAAATGGGTAAAGAACAAGACAGAGATTCAGACAAGCAGTCCATGCTGAAACAAGTTGAAGGCCATCGCAGGCAGATGTTAAG taaccAGACCGCATGGAGAAAGGCTAACCTGAACTGCAAGATGTCGATTGACAGTCTGGAGAAAGAGGAGCTTCTTCATGGTGGAGATTCGTCACTGAGACAGAG GAAAATGACCAAAGAGAGTTTGGCCCAGACGTCCAGTGACATCACTGAGAGCCTGATGAGCATCAGCCGCATGATGGCCCAACAGGTGACGCAGAGCGAGGACACCATCACAACGCTGG ccATGTCATCCAGGACGGTGCAGGAGACCAACGAGGAGTTCAAAGCCATGACCGGGACCATTCAGCTGGGCCGCAAGCTCATCACCAAGTACAACCGGCGCGAGCTCACTGACAAGCTGCTCATCTTCCTGGCGATCGCCCTATTTCTGGCTACGGTCCTCTACATCCTCAAGAAAAGACTCTTCCCTTTCCTGTGA
- the chrm1a gene encoding muscarinic acetylcholine receptor M1, which yields MSLSTQPRPSGSPLSSVSFPMDVATLPMQGLYNHSNATGVSVPHAFTWETVLIVLITGPLSAVTIIGNLLVIISFRINSHLRTVSNYFLLSLAVADLILGTVSMNLYTTYIILGRWSLGNLACDVWLAVDYVASNASVMNLLAICCDRYLSVTRPLTYRAKRTPKRAAIMIALAWGVSLMIWAPPILFWEDIVGERKVPEGDCSVQFFYVPVITFVTAIAAFYLPVTIMAVLYWRVYRETERRSQQLAGLTGAVTTALAITSQASGQQFSQSSSSNASISGEPQSPSPTKAEPDGPSQGNDVAGCWLTVLHCLKGQSQSSSYTHASSSSLDSMGGHGNSEDFNRSVQMPLVPLGDGDRDAAETEDHSVAERPPVARRGGTLSPARPHSIALLAAATTCGASRTLRRLRGGPSSLIRERKAARTLSAILLAFIVTWTPYNIMVLVSTFCGGSCIPEQLWQLGYWLCYVNSTVNPVCYALCNQHFRVTFKELLLCRWNGDRRRRKRWVRPGVG from the exons ATGAGTTTGTCCACCCAGCCTCGTCCATCAGGGTCACCGCTCTCCTCTGTGTCCTTCCCCATGGACGTAGCGACTCTTCCCATGCAGGGTCTCTACAACCACTCCAACGCCACAGGTGTGTCAGTGCCACACGCCTTCACCTGGGAGACGGTTCTGATCGTCCTCATAACGGGACCCTTGTCTGCTGTCACCATCATCGGAAACCTTCTGGTCATAATCTCCTTCCGGATCAACTCTCACCTGCGGACGGTCAGCAACTACTTCCTGTTGAGCTTAGCGGTGGCCGACCTTATTCTGGGCACGGTGTCCATGAACCTCTACACGACCTACATAATTCTTGGACGATGGTCACTGGGCAACCTCGCTTGTGATGTCTGGTTAGCCGTCGACTACGTGGCCAGCAATGCCTCGGTGATGAATCTGCTGGCCATCTGCTGCGATCGGTACCTGTCTGTCACCCGACCTCTGACCTACAGAGCCAAGAGAACCCCAAAGAGGGCAGCCATTATGATTGCCTTGGCCTGGGGAGTGTCCCTGATGATCTGGGCGCCCCCTATCTTATTCTGGGAGGACATCGTAGGGGAGAGGAAGGTTCCAGAAGGTGACTGCTCAGTTCAGTTCTTCTACGTGCCGGTGATTACCTTTGTCACGGCCATCGCGGCGTTCTACCTGCCGGTCACCATCATGGCGGTGCTGTACTGGAGGGTCTACCGAGAGACGGAACGCCGCTCACAGCAGCTAGCTGGACTGACTGGCGCAGTGACCACCGCCCTGGCTATCACATCACAG GCCTCAGGGCAGCAGTTCTCCCAGTCTAGCAGTAGCAATGCCAGCATCTCTGGAGAGCCCCAGTCCCCGAGCCCTACCAAGGCAGAGCCTGACGGGCCGAGCCAGGGAAACGACGTGGCCGGCTGCTGGCTCACAGTCCTGCACTGTCTCAAGGGCCAGAGCCAGAGCAGCAGCTACACCcacgccagcagcagcagcctggaCAGCATGGGCGGCCATGGCAACAGCGAGGACTTCAACAGGAGTGTGCAGATGCCGTTGGTTCCCTTGGGCGATGGTGACCGCGATGCCGCAGAGACTGAGGATCACTCAGTCGCCGAACGGCCTCCTGTCGCCCGCAGGGGTGGCACCCTctcgcccgcccgcccgcaCTCCATCGCCCTCCTGGCGGCGGCGACAACGTGCGGCGCGTCACGGACCCTCCGCAGGCTCCGCGGCGGCCCTTCCTCGCTGATCCGTGAGCGCAAGGCAGCGCGGACGCTCAGCGCCATCCTGCTGGCGTTCATCGTCACGTGGACGCCGTACAACATCATGGTGCTGGTGTCCACCTTCTGCGGGGGCAGCTGCATCCCCGAGCAGCTCTGGCAGCTGGGCTACTGGTTGTGCTACGTCAACAGCACCGTCAACCCCGTCTGCTACGCCCTCTGCAACCAGCACTTCCGCGTCACCTTCAAGGAGTTGCTGTTGTGCAGGTGGAACGGGGaccggaggaggaggaagaggtgggtAAGACCCGGGGTGGGGTGA
- the dpf2l gene encoding D4, zinc and double PHD fingers family 2, like isoform X2, with product MAAAVESVVKVLGEQYYKDAMEQCHNYNARLCAERSILMPFLDSQTGVAQSNCYIWMEKRHRSPGTAPGQLYTYPARRWRKKRRAHPPEDPALVFPPLKAADLELGLKKDVLPPLDGSSLEALLKGEPLDKRGPPELRGPEEDSSVAEITATPSHTGSTRIRKRILDPDDYLDDLDDEDFEDETPKRRGKGKSKGRGVGNGKKKQDSSSAAAQEDRDKPYACDICGKRYKNRPGLSYHYTHSHLADEEGEDKEEAEIHTPVPREETKTPKKGPNGLAMPNDYCDFCLGDSNMNQKTGQSEELVSCSDCGRSGHPSCLQFTPVMMAAVKTYRWQCIECKCCNVCGTSENDDQLLFCDDCDRGYHMYCLTPPMSDPPEGSWSCHLCLALLKDKASIYQQPPVAQME from the exons ATGGCTGCGGCAGTTGAGAGTGTCGTGAAAGT GCTCGGTGAGCAGTACTACAAAGATGCCATGGAGCAGTGCCACAACTATAACGCCCGCCTGTGCGCGGAGAGGAGCATCCTCATGCCCTTCCTCGACTCCCAGACGGGGGTGGCTCAGAGCAACTGCTACATTTGGATGGAAAAAAGACACAGGAGTCcag GCACAGCCCCAGGACAGCTGTATACATATCCAGCCCGTCGCTGGAGGAAAAAACGAAGGGCCCATCCTCCTGAGGACCCTGCTCTGGTGTTCCCGCCTCTGAAAGCAG CTGACCTGGAGCTGGGTCTGAAGAAGGACGTGCTGCCTCCGCTGGACGGCAGTAGCCTGGAGGCCCTGCTGAAGGGGGAGCCCCTGGACAAGAGAGGGCCGCCAGAGCTCCGTGGGCCTGAGGAGGACTCCAGCGTGGCCGAGATCACAGCCACCCCCAGCCACACCGGCTCCACCCGCATACGGAAG AGGATCCTGGATCCTGACGACTATCTGGATGATCTGGATGACGAGGACTTTGAAGATGAGACCCCCAAGAGAAGGGGCAAAGGGAAGTCTAAG GGCCGTGGTGTTGGAAATGGAAAGAAGAAGCAGGATTCGTCGTCCGCAGCTGCACAGGAGGATCGAGACAAGCCCTACGCCTGTGACA TCTGTGGCAAGCGGTACAAGAACCGTCCGGGCCTGAGCTACCACTACACCCACTCTCACCTGGCGGACGAGGAGGGAGAGGACAAAGAGGAGGCCGAGATCCACACCCCAGTCCCACGCGAGGAGACCAAGA CTCCTAAGAAAGGACCCAATGGATTGGCCATGCCCAATGATTACTGTGATTTCTGCCTGGGGGATTCCAACATGAACCAGAAGACGGGGCAGTCTGAGGAACTGGTGTCCTGCTCAGACTGCGGACGCTCCG GTCACCCGTCTTGTCTGCAGTTCACCCCGGTGATGATGGCCGCAGTGAAGACCTACCGCTGGCAGTGCATCGAGTGCAAGTGCTGTAACGTCTGCGGAACGTCTGAGAATGAT GACCAGCTCCTGTTCTGTGATGACTGTGACAGAGGATACCACATGTACTGCCTCACACCTCCTATGTCCGACCCTCCTGAAG gGAGCTGGAGCTGTCACCTGTGTCTGGCCCTGCTCAAGGACAAGGCCTCCATCTACCAGCAGCCTCCGGTCGCGCAGATGGAGTAA
- the dpf2l gene encoding D4, zinc and double PHD fingers family 2, like isoform X1, translating into MAAAVESVVKVLGEQYYKDAMEQCHNYNARLCAERSILMPFLDSQTGVAQSNCYIWMEKRHRSPGTAPGQLYTYPARRWRKKRRAHPPEDPALVFPPLKAADLELGLKKDVLPPLDGSSLEALLKGEPLDKRGPPELRGPEEDSSVAEITATPSHTGSTRIRKVRRCTERILDPDDYLDDLDDEDFEDETPKRRGKGKSKGRGVGNGKKKQDSSSAAAQEDRDKPYACDICGKRYKNRPGLSYHYTHSHLADEEGEDKEEAEIHTPVPREETKTPKKGPNGLAMPNDYCDFCLGDSNMNQKTGQSEELVSCSDCGRSGHPSCLQFTPVMMAAVKTYRWQCIECKCCNVCGTSENDDQLLFCDDCDRGYHMYCLTPPMSDPPEGSWSCHLCLALLKDKASIYQQPPVAQME; encoded by the exons ATGGCTGCGGCAGTTGAGAGTGTCGTGAAAGT GCTCGGTGAGCAGTACTACAAAGATGCCATGGAGCAGTGCCACAACTATAACGCCCGCCTGTGCGCGGAGAGGAGCATCCTCATGCCCTTCCTCGACTCCCAGACGGGGGTGGCTCAGAGCAACTGCTACATTTGGATGGAAAAAAGACACAGGAGTCcag GCACAGCCCCAGGACAGCTGTATACATATCCAGCCCGTCGCTGGAGGAAAAAACGAAGGGCCCATCCTCCTGAGGACCCTGCTCTGGTGTTCCCGCCTCTGAAAGCAG CTGACCTGGAGCTGGGTCTGAAGAAGGACGTGCTGCCTCCGCTGGACGGCAGTAGCCTGGAGGCCCTGCTGAAGGGGGAGCCCCTGGACAAGAGAGGGCCGCCAGAGCTCCGTGGGCCTGAGGAGGACTCCAGCGTGGCCGAGATCACAGCCACCCCCAGCCACACCGGCTCCACCCGCATACGGAAGGTACGCAGAtgcacagag AGGATCCTGGATCCTGACGACTATCTGGATGATCTGGATGACGAGGACTTTGAAGATGAGACCCCCAAGAGAAGGGGCAAAGGGAAGTCTAAG GGCCGTGGTGTTGGAAATGGAAAGAAGAAGCAGGATTCGTCGTCCGCAGCTGCACAGGAGGATCGAGACAAGCCCTACGCCTGTGACA TCTGTGGCAAGCGGTACAAGAACCGTCCGGGCCTGAGCTACCACTACACCCACTCTCACCTGGCGGACGAGGAGGGAGAGGACAAAGAGGAGGCCGAGATCCACACCCCAGTCCCACGCGAGGAGACCAAGA CTCCTAAGAAAGGACCCAATGGATTGGCCATGCCCAATGATTACTGTGATTTCTGCCTGGGGGATTCCAACATGAACCAGAAGACGGGGCAGTCTGAGGAACTGGTGTCCTGCTCAGACTGCGGACGCTCCG GTCACCCGTCTTGTCTGCAGTTCACCCCGGTGATGATGGCCGCAGTGAAGACCTACCGCTGGCAGTGCATCGAGTGCAAGTGCTGTAACGTCTGCGGAACGTCTGAGAATGAT GACCAGCTCCTGTTCTGTGATGACTGTGACAGAGGATACCACATGTACTGCCTCACACCTCCTATGTCCGACCCTCCTGAAG gGAGCTGGAGCTGTCACCTGTGTCTGGCCCTGCTCAAGGACAAGGCCTCCATCTACCAGCAGCCTCCGGTCGCGCAGATGGAGTAA